GATCCAGAACGTGGAAACCAGCGTGCCCAGCGCCACCATGCAGGTGGAGAAGAAGTGCAGGCGCGGCGAGACCTTGCCCCAGCCGAACATCATCACGCCCAGGAAGCTGGCTTCCAGGAAGAACGCGGTGAGCACCTCGTAGGTGAGCAGCGGCCCGATCACGCTGCCGGCCACCTGGCTCAGGCGCGGCCAGTTGGTGCCGAACTGGAAGGCCATGACGATGCCGCTGACCACGCCCATCCCGAAGGACACCGCGAAGATCTTCTGCCAGAAGAAGTACAGCTCGCGCCAGATGGGCTTCTTCGTACGCAGCCACTGGCCCTCGACGAAGGCAAGCCAGCTGGCCGTACCGATGGTGAAGGCCGGGAACAGCACATGGAAACTGATGACGAACCCGAACTGGATCCGGGACAACAACAACGCGTCCAAGCGACGCCTCCGCACATTCTGGAATCCGCACCAGTCTGGGCCTGTTTTCGTGAAGAGGGCATGCGACTGGGTGACGCGCTGCTTCACTTTGTCGCAGGATGGGCGGGCAGCCACGCAGGGCGTGGCTCTACCGGGGTGGTTCCATTACCTGTGGCCCCCTCCCTGCGCGGGCCCGGCTGCTACGCTTGCCGGGTTTTCCTTCACGGTGCTGCCCGCAATGCCCAGAACGCTGCCCTTGTCCCTGCTGCTGCTTGCCGCCCTTGGCGGTACGGCCCATGCGGCACCGACGCCGATCACCATTGAACAGGCCATGGCCGACCCGGACTGGATCGGTCCGCCGGTCGAAAGCGCGTGGTGGTCCTGGAACAGCCAGCAGGTCGAGTACCAGCTCAAGCGCACCGGCAGCCCGGTCCGCGACACCTTCCGCCAGCCGGTCAACGGCGGCGCGGCGAGCCAGGTCGCCGATGACCAGCGCGGCAGCCTGGACGTCGAGAACCCGGTCTACGACAGCACCCGCCAGCGCGCCGCGTTCGTGCGCAACGGCGACGTGTTCCTGCGCGACCTGCGCAGCGGCGCGCTGACCCAGCTGACCCGCAGCACCGAGAAGGCCGGCGCGGTGGGCTTTGCCCGCGACGGCGGGGTGATCTGGCGCACGGGCCAGAACTGGTTCCACTGGACCGCCGCCGGTGGCGTGCAGCAGGTGGCCAGCCTGAAGGCCGAAAAGAACCCGGACGACGCGCCCAAGCCCGACGTGCTGCGCGACCAGCAGATGCGCACCCTGGCCACCCTGCGCAACGACCGCGCCCAGCGCGACGCGTTGAAGGCGCAGGAAGCCAGCTGGCGCCGCGCCGACAGCACCCGCGCGCCGGGCCCGGTCTACCTCGGCGCCGAGGTGGAGATCGTCGACAGCGCGCTGTCGCCGGACACCCGCAGCCTGATCGTGGTGACCAAGCCGAAGGGCTTCGACGAAGGCCGCGGCGGCAAGATGCCGAAGTACGTGACCGAGTCGGGCTATGAGGAATTCGAAGACACCCGCACCCGCGTCGGCCGCAATGACCCGGAACCGAACGCGCTGTGGCTGGTCGACGCGGTCACCGGCACGGTCAAGCCGCTGTCGCTGGACGGCCTGCCGGGCATCGGCACCGACCCGCTGGCGGCGCTGCGCAAGGCGGCCGGCAAGGACGCGCTGAAGGGCAACCGCCCGGTGCAGGTCCTGGGCGGCCCCGGCGCGCCCGGCATCCGCTGGAGCAACGACGGCCAGCAGGCTGCGATCCTGCTGCGCGCCAACGACAACAAGGACCGCTGGATCGCCAGCGTGAGCCCGGCCGAGGCGAAGCTGCAGACCCGCCACCGCCTGACCGACAACGCCTGGATCAACTGGGGCTTCAACGACTTCGGCTGGTCCAGCGACAACCGCACGCTGTGGCTGCTGTCGGAAGAATCCGGCTACTCGCACCTGTACACCCAGCAGGGCACGGCCAAGCCGCAGGCGTTGACCAGCGGCAAGTGGGAAACCTCGATGCCGGTGCCCAGCGCCGACGGCCATGGCTTCTACGTGCTGTGCAACCAGCAGGCCCCGGGCGACTACGAAGTCTGCGCGGTGGACACCGCTTCGCGCCAGGTGCGTGAGCTGACCTCGCTCAACGGCGTGGAAGACTTCTCGCTGTCGCCGGACGGCCAGCAGCTGCTGGTGCGCTACTCCGGTGCCTACCTGCCGGCACAGCTGGCGGTGGTGCCCAGCGCCGGTGGCCAGGCCAAGGTGCTGACCGACACCCGCACGGCCGCCTTCAAGGCCCGCGAGTGGATCCAGCCGAAGCTGGTGCAGGTGCCGTCGAAGCACGGTGCCGGCGTGGTCTGGGCCAAGTACTACGGCCCGGAGAAGCTGGAACCCGGCAAGAAGTACCCGATCGCCATGTTCGTGCACGGCGCCGGCTACCTGCAGAACGTGCACCAGCGCTACCCGGCCTACTTCCGTGAGCAGATGTTCCACAACCTGCTGGTGCAGCAGGGCTACGTGGTGCTGGACATGGACTACCGCGGCAGCGAAGGCTACGGCCGCGACTGGCGCACCGCGATCTACCGCAACATGGGCCACCCGGAGCTGGAAGACCACAAGGACGGCCTGGAGTGGCTGGTGGCGACCCAGCAGGGTGACCGCGACCACGCCGGCATCTACGGCGGCTCCTACGGCGGCTTCATGACCTTCATGGCGCTGTTCCGTTCGCCGGGCACCTTCAAGGCTGGCGCCGCGCTGCGCCCGGTGGTCGACTGGCACCAGTACAACCACGGCTACACCGCCAACATCCTCAACACCCCGGACATCGACCCGGAGGCGTACCGTAAATCGTCGCCGATCGAGTACGCCGAAGGCCTGCAGGACCACCTGCTGATCGCACACGGGATGATGGACGACAACGTGTTCTTCCAGGACTCGGTCAACCTGACCCAGAAGCTGATCGAGCTGCACAAGGACAACTGGAGCATCGCGCCCTACCCGCTGGAACGCCACGGCTATGTCCGTGCCGACTCCTGGCTGGACCAGTACAAGCGCATCCTCAAGCTGTTCAACGAGAACCTGAAGTGAGCCATGCCGCGGTGACGATACGGATCGTCGCCGCGGTCATCACCGACCCCGCGCAGCGGGTGCTGGTGGTGCGCAAGCACGGCTCGGCGGTGTTCATCCAGCCCGGCGGCAAGCCGGAGCCGGGCGAGGCGCCGCTGGCCGCGCTGGCGCGCGAGCTGGACGAAGAACTGGGCGTGCAGCTGGATCCCGCCACGGCGGTGCCGCTGGGCACCTTCAGCGACTGGGCCGTGCATGAGACCGGCTGCCGGGTGCAGGCCGAGGTGTGGTGGGCCCGGGTGTCGGGCACCCCACGGGCCCGCGCCGAGATCGCCGAGCTGGCCTGGGTGCCGCTGCGGCCCCCGCACGGGCACCGCTTGGCACCCTTGAGCGAAGACCATATCCTGCCGGCGGCCGCGCGCGTCATTGCGTCGGGCTGACCCCACCGCCACCTGCCAGGACACCGGATGTCTTCGACGCTTCCCCCGCTTCTGCCTTCCGCTGCCGCCGCAGCGGCGGCCCGCCCCACGGGCGAGGCCGCGCCCCGCTTCCTCGGCCCGATGGCCAAATCGATCCTGGTGATGTGCATTGTCTCGGCGGTGTGCTGGGCCGGCTGTGTCGTGCTTGCCCTGCTGCTGCACAACTCGGCATGGCTGCAGGAACAGCTGCACGGTGCGGACCTGTCGTGGGTACCCCCATCGCTGCGCTGGTTCGGCCGCCACGCGGTTGCGGTGAACCTGGGGCTGTTCGCCCTGTGCGTGGCCGGCGCCGTGGCCTGCTGGGGCCTGCTGCGCCGTCAGCGCTGGGCGCTGTGGACCTTCATGGCGCTGCTGGTGCTCACCGCCCTGCTCAACTTCGTGGGCGTGTGGGTTATCGACGAGATCTTCCGCTACCTGATCGTGCACCTGCCGGGCCACATGGACCCTGCAGACGCCGACCAGGTGCGCACCGACCTGCGCCTGCAGCGCGTGCTTTACACCGGTATCACCGTGATGACCGCGCTGTCCTTCGCCGCCCTGCACGCCTGGCTGCTGCTGCGCCTGCAGCGCCCCGACGTCCAGCGCTGGTTCAACCGCAACGCGTCCACGTAGCGCCGGGCTCTGCCCGGCCGTGCGGTACATTACCGGCATGAACGATTTCGAGCGCGTCCGCGCCTACCTCACCGACCTGCAGGACCGCATCTGCGCCGCAGTGGAAACCGCCGACGGCCAGGCCCGCTTCGCCGAAGACCTCTGGCAGCGTGCCGAGGGCGGTGGCGGGCGCACCCGCATCCTGCGCGACGGCGCGGTGTTCGAGCAGGCCGGCATCGGGTTCTCGGACGTGTCCGGCACCCGCCTGCCGCCGTCGGCCTCGGCCAACCGGCCGGAACTGGCTGGGGCCTCGTGGCGCGCCACCGGCGTGTCGCTGGTGTTCCACCCGCTGAATCCCTACCTGCCCACCACCCACGCCAACGTGCGCTACTTCAGCGCCGAGCGCGACGGCGAGCAGGTCGCTTCCTGGTTCGGCGGTGGCTTCGACCTGACCCCGTTCTACCCGTTCGACGAGGACGTGCAGCACTGGCACCAGGTCGCCCATGACCTGTGCGCGCCGTTCGGCGAGGAGCGTTATGCGGCGCACAAGCGCTGGTGCGACGAGTACTTCTTCCTGCGCCACCGCAATGAAACGCGCGGCGTAGGTGGATTGTTCTTCGACGACCTGCATGGCGACTTCGAGCACGACTTCGCCTACCTGCGCGCAGTCGGCGACGGCTTCCTGGACGCCTACCTGCCGATCGTGGAGCGCCGCAAGGACACCGCCCACGGCGAGCGCGAGCGCGAGTTCCAGCTGTACCGACGTGGCCGCTATGTGGAATTCAACCTGGTCTACGACCGCGGCACCCTGTTCGGCCTGCAGAGCGGCGGGCGCAGCGAGAGCATCCTGATGAGCCTGCCCCCGCGCGTGCGCTGGGAATACGGTTTCCAGCCCGAGCCCGGCAGCGCCGAAGCGCGGCTGGGCGATTACCTGGTGCCGCGCGACTGGCTCAACCTCGGTTGAAGCCAGCCGCTGGAGATCAGCCGCTCTGCGTTTGGTTCCGTCGGCGCAGCTGCGCGGCGTGGGCATCCTGCAGTTCGATCTTTTTCTCCGCGTAGTGCTCCACGGCGTGCCGCGCCAGGGTGATGGCGGTGCATTCTTCGTCGTCGAACAAACCACCGCCGCAGTAGACGCGGCCGGACGCCGAAAAGTCCGCGTGTCGCTGCAGTATCCGGTGCAGATGCTCCTGGGCGGCGTCCAGCTTGCGTTGCGTGCGCTCGCGCCGCTCCAGCTGCTTCTGCAGTTTCCGCTCCTGCTTGAGCGGGTGCGGGGGCACGGAGAACGGCCGCCAGCTGCGCGCCCGGTTTTCCACCTGCAACGGCACCGCACGCGACGGCGGCAGCAGATGCGGTGCGTGCTGGATCGGCGGAATGCGCACGGCTTCGTCGTAGGTGGGCGGCGGCTCTTCGCGGAGGCGGGTCGCGGTGGAGCGTGTGGTGTAGACGGCGACCCAGGGGCGCAGCGTGGAAGCAGTGGGGGAGTCGAGGGGCATGGCAGGCATCTCCGTTGCATGGGCCACCCGGGCGGCGGCCCTGATGCGGCCGATTTCAGCAGGGGAAATGCAGGAGCGCTTTCAGGATTCGATCTGTCGTCACTGGCGGAAATCGCATGGTGAGGGACCGCCTGGGTCGGCCAGCGGCCGACGCTACCGGATCACGACGACTTTTCGCGGGGCACGATGGTGATGTGGCCGTTGATTTCGAGCAGTGCCATGGCGACTTCGCTGATATGGGTGCAGCCCTGCTGGCGCATCGCTGCGTCCAGGTCCTGCAGGGTGACGAGCTCGCGCCGCAGCACCGACTCCAGCACCTTGCCGTCGCGGGCGATCAGCACCGGCTCGCCTTCCACCAGCCGCTCCACGCGCCGGCTGCGGGTGCTCAGCCAGCCCACGCCGTAGTTGAGCAGGATCAGCGTGGCGGCCAGCAGCAGGCCGCCGCCCAGGGAGGTGTCCTGGCCCAGCAGCGCGTTCTGCACCGCGTTGCCCAGCAGCACGATCAGCAGCACGTCGAACGGGGTGATCTGGCCCAGCGCGCGCTTGCCCGAGAGCCGCACCATGCCCAGCACCACCACGTACACCACTACCGCGCGCAGGATGAATTCCCACCAGGGCATGGCCAGGTCGAACAGGTCGGTCATGCGGGACGTCCGAAGGATGATGCGGCGAGCATATCGGTCGGGGCTGTCTGGGGGCCGTAAATAAAAAGCCCCGCCGACCAGGGGGAGGTCAGCGGGGCCGGGGAACGGGCGCTTGGGGAGGAGCCCCCGTTCCGAGATCTGCTCCAGGGGATGGGAGAGATCCACAACAGGCGTTGCGCCTGTCGAGGTCTATAAAAGCACCTCGAACATTGATGATTCGTGAAGGGGGCCAATTAATACTGCAGTGAATCTTGAAACATTCATCCAAGAGTCAGTTTTTGGCCCTGCCGTGAACCAATTCAGCTTTTTCAACGCGATTTCCGGGCTTAATGCGCCTCGTCCCAGTTATCGCCGACGCCGGCGTCGACCACCAGTGGAACGCGCAACTGAGCAGAAGACGACATTAGTTCGACCACCTGCGAGCGCAAGGTTTCCAGAAACTCGCTTTCGGTTTCGAATACCAGTTCGTCGTGGACCTGCAGAATCATCCGCGCGCGACCGCCCTGCCCCTGCAGCCAGTCGTCCACCTTCACCATGGCGCGCTTGATGATGTCCGCCGCGGTGCCCTGCATGGGCGCGTTGATCGCGGCGCGCTCGGCACCGGCGCGCAGGCCCTGATTGCGGGCGTGGATGTCGTTCAGGTACAGCCGGCGGCCTTCGATGGTTTCCACGTAGCCCTGGTCGCGGGCCTGCTGGCGCATGCGTTCCATGAAGTCGCGCACGCCCGGATAGCGGCTGAAGTACAGCGCCACGTAGTCCTGCGCCTGGCCCCGGTCGATGCCCAGGTTGCGGGCCAGGCCGAACGCGCTCATGCCGTACATCAGGCCGAAGTTGATCGCCTTGGCCGCACGCCGCTCGTTCGGGGTGACCTCGTCCAGCGCGCGGCTGAATACTTCGGCGGCGGTGGCGCGGTGCACGTCCACGCCCTGCTCGAAGGCGCGGACCAGGCCCGGGTCCTCGGACAGGTGGGCCATGATCCGCAGTTCGATCTGCGAGTAGTCGCAGGCCAGCAGCTTGTGCCCCGGCGGGGCCACGAAGGCGCGGCGGATGCGGCGGCCGTCCTCGGTGCGGATCGGGATGTTCTGCAGGTTCGGGTCGGACGAGGACAACCGACCGGTGGCCGCGCCGGACTGGTGGTAGCTGGTGTGAACGCGGCCGGTGTCGGGGTTGACCATTTCCGGCAGCTTGTCGGTGTACGTGCTGCGCAGCTTGGCCAGGCCCCGGTACTCCAGGATCACCCGCGGCAGCTCGTGCTGCTCGGCGATCGCCTCCAGCGCCTCTTCATTGGTGCTGGGCTGGCCCTTGGGCGTCTTCACCAGTGCCGGCAGCTTCAGCTCGTCGAACAGCACTGCCTGCAGCTGCTTGGGCGAGTCCAGGCTGAAGGTGTGCCCGGCCAGCTCGGTGGCCTTCTGCTGGGCAGCCAGCATGCGCGCGCCCAGGTCCTGGCTCTGCCGGCGCAGCTCGGCGCTGTCGATGTAGACCCCGTTGGCCTCGATCCGGGCCAGCACCGGCACCAGCGGCATTTCGATGCTGCGGTACACGTTGTCCAGCGGGGCCGAGGCCAGCAGCTGCGGCTGCAGCACCCGGTGCAGGCGCAGGGTGATGTCGGCGTCTTCGGCCGCGTAGCGGCTGGCTTCGTCGAGCCCCACCTGCGAGAACGGGATCTGCTTGGCGCCCTTGCCGGCCACGTCCTCGAACTTGATGGTGGTGTAGCCCAGGTAGCGCATCGCCAGCGAATCCATGTCGTGGCGGGTGGCGGTGGAGTTGAGCACGAAGCTCTCGAGCATGGTGTCGTCGTGGTAGCCCTGCACGTCCACGCCGTGGCGCCGCAGTACATGCAGGTCGTACTTGCCGTGCTGGCCGAGCTTCTTCTTCTCCGGGTTCTCCAGCACCGGGCGCAGCGCGTCCAGTACCTGCTGGCGCGGCAGCTGCGCCGGGGCGCCGGGGTAGTCATGCCCGACCGGGATGTAGGCGGCCTTGCCCGGCTCCACCGCCAGGCTGATCCCGACCAGGTTGGCGCGCATCGCGTCGAGCGCGTCGGTTTCGGTGTCGAAGGCGATCAGCTCGGCCGCTGCGGCACGGGCGACCCAGGCCTGCAGCTGCTCGGTGGTGAGCACGGTTTCGTACTCGCCCGGGGCCGACAGCGCCGGGTCGAGCGTGGTGGCCGGTTCGCCGGCCGGTGATTTCGCATAACCGGCGGCGGTGCCGCGCAGGCTCACCGGCGCCTCGCTGGCCGCGGTGGCGGCCGCAGCCGGGCCGCCGAGCTCCTTCAGCGCCTGGGTGAAGCCATAGCGCAGGTACAGCTCGCCCAGCACCGGCACGTCCGGGTCGCGCAGCGGCAGGGTCTGCGAAGTGGCGTCCAGCGACACATCGGTGCGGATGGTGACCAGCTCGCGGTTCAGCGGCAGGCGCTCCAGCGCGGCGCGCAGGTTCTCGCCGATCTTGCCCTTCATGCCCGGCGCGGCGGCCATCACCCCGTCCAGGTGCTGGTACTCGGCCAGCCACTTGGCGGCGGTCTTGGGACCGCACTTCTCCACGCCCGGAACGTTGTCCACGGCGTCGCCCATCAGTGCCAGCAGGTCGACGATCTGGTCGGCGCGCACGCCGAACTTCTCCATCACCGCCGCGTCCGAGTCCATCCGGCTGCCGGTCATGGTGTTGACCAGTTCGATGCCCGGGCGGACCAGCTGGGCGAAGTCCTTGTCGCCGGTGGAAATGGTGACCGTCATGCCCTCGCGGTGGCCCTGCAGGGCCAGGGTGCCGATCACATCGTCGGCTTCCACGCCGGGAATGCGCAGGATGGTCAGGCCCAGCGCCTCGACGATCTGGCACATGGGTTCGATCTGGGGGCGCAGGTCGTCCGGCATCGGCGGACGGTTGGCCTTGTAGTCGGCATACAGATCGTCACGGAAGGTCTTGCCGGGGGCGTCGACCACGAAGGCGACGTACTCCGGGCGCTCCTTGAGGGTGGCGCGCAGCATGTTGACCACGCCGAACAGCGCGCCGGTGGGTTCACCGGCCGCGTTGGTCAGCGGCGGAAGCGCGTGGAACGCGCGATACAGGTAACTGGACCCGTCAATCAGGACTAATCGGCTCATGCGACGATTCTACGCGCCCGACCGTGACCGATCGCGGCACCGGCATCACGGGGCATGGGGCATAATCACGGCTCCCCCCCGCCCCAGGAACCCCGGTCCATGAAGACACTGATGCTGGCAGGTCTGCTTGTGTTGGCTGGTTGTGCGACCACCGGCGGTGCCGGCGTTCCCCCGGTCGACGTGACCGGGGCCGATGTTGCCAAGCGCACCATGGACAACGGCGACACCATCGAGGAGTACCGGGTGGGCGGCCAGCTCCGCATGGTCAAGGTCACGCCCTCGCGCGGGGCCCCGTATTACATGTACGAAGGCAACAGGACCGGCGGCGTGGACCGCAGCAAGGACGGAACCGCGCCGGTGTACTGGAAGCTCTACAGCTGGTGAGCAGGGCCCGTAGTACCCGATGAATACGCCGGAACGTCGCAAGCCCATCGATCCCGCCGCGCTGCGTGAGGGGCTCAGTGCCGAGCAGCGCCATACGGTGGACACGCTGGAGCAGTTCGGCTGGCAGCTGCGTTTCGTTCGCCGCCCGATTTTCCGCGACGCGGTGCCGGTGCTGTACGACCGCAGCGGGCAGAAGTACGTGGTGGTACAGGCCGATGGCACGCTCGATGAATCGCAGACGCTGAAGATCCGTCCGTGAGGCAGTGCCGGGCAGAGCCCGGCACTACGTCAGCGAATGACCAGCACCGGCACCGTACTGCGCGCAAGCACCTCGGCGGTCTGGCTGCCCAGCAGTACCCGGGTCACGCCGCGGCGGCCGTGCGAGGTCATCACGATCAGGTCGCTGTTGCGCTCGGTGGCGGTGTCGATGATGCCGTCGGCAGCGTAGCGGTCGAGCACGTGCAGGGTGGTCGAACGCAGCCCCTGCGCTTCGCATGCGGCCTTGGCCGGGGCCAGGATCTTCGACGCGGTCTCTTCCCGGTCGGCCTTGTACTCGGGGCTGTTCATGTAGCCCACGCTCCAGCCCATGGCGTCGTACATGCCGACCGCCCACGGCTCGGACACGGTGACGATGTCGACCTCCG
This portion of the Stenotrophomonas aracearum genome encodes:
- a CDS encoding NUDIX hydrolase, producing the protein MSHAAVTIRIVAAVITDPAQRVLVVRKHGSAVFIQPGGKPEPGEAPLAALARELDEELGVQLDPATAVPLGTFSDWAVHETGCRVQAEVWWARVSGTPRARAEIAELAWVPLRPPHGHRLAPLSEDHILPAAARVIASG
- a CDS encoding S9 family peptidase — encoded protein: MPRTLPLSLLLLAALGGTAHAAPTPITIEQAMADPDWIGPPVESAWWSWNSQQVEYQLKRTGSPVRDTFRQPVNGGAASQVADDQRGSLDVENPVYDSTRQRAAFVRNGDVFLRDLRSGALTQLTRSTEKAGAVGFARDGGVIWRTGQNWFHWTAAGGVQQVASLKAEKNPDDAPKPDVLRDQQMRTLATLRNDRAQRDALKAQEASWRRADSTRAPGPVYLGAEVEIVDSALSPDTRSLIVVTKPKGFDEGRGGKMPKYVTESGYEEFEDTRTRVGRNDPEPNALWLVDAVTGTVKPLSLDGLPGIGTDPLAALRKAAGKDALKGNRPVQVLGGPGAPGIRWSNDGQQAAILLRANDNKDRWIASVSPAEAKLQTRHRLTDNAWINWGFNDFGWSSDNRTLWLLSEESGYSHLYTQQGTAKPQALTSGKWETSMPVPSADGHGFYVLCNQQAPGDYEVCAVDTASRQVRELTSLNGVEDFSLSPDGQQLLVRYSGAYLPAQLAVVPSAGGQAKVLTDTRTAAFKAREWIQPKLVQVPSKHGAGVVWAKYYGPEKLEPGKKYPIAMFVHGAGYLQNVHQRYPAYFREQMFHNLLVQQGYVVLDMDYRGSEGYGRDWRTAIYRNMGHPELEDHKDGLEWLVATQQGDRDHAGIYGGSYGGFMTFMALFRSPGTFKAGAALRPVVDWHQYNHGYTANILNTPDIDPEAYRKSSPIEYAEGLQDHLLIAHGMMDDNVFFQDSVNLTQKLIELHKDNWSIAPYPLERHGYVRADSWLDQYKRILKLFNENLK
- a CDS encoding DUF2782 domain-containing protein; the encoded protein is MKTLMLAGLLVLAGCATTGGAGVPPVDVTGADVAKRTMDNGDTIEEYRVGGQLRMVKVTPSRGAPYYMYEGNRTGGVDRSKDGTAPVYWKLYSW
- the polA gene encoding DNA polymerase I; the encoded protein is MSRLVLIDGSSYLYRAFHALPPLTNAAGEPTGALFGVVNMLRATLKERPEYVAFVVDAPGKTFRDDLYADYKANRPPMPDDLRPQIEPMCQIVEALGLTILRIPGVEADDVIGTLALQGHREGMTVTISTGDKDFAQLVRPGIELVNTMTGSRMDSDAAVMEKFGVRADQIVDLLALMGDAVDNVPGVEKCGPKTAAKWLAEYQHLDGVMAAAPGMKGKIGENLRAALERLPLNRELVTIRTDVSLDATSQTLPLRDPDVPVLGELYLRYGFTQALKELGGPAAAATAASEAPVSLRGTAAGYAKSPAGEPATTLDPALSAPGEYETVLTTEQLQAWVARAAAAELIAFDTETDALDAMRANLVGISLAVEPGKAAYIPVGHDYPGAPAQLPRQQVLDALRPVLENPEKKKLGQHGKYDLHVLRRHGVDVQGYHDDTMLESFVLNSTATRHDMDSLAMRYLGYTTIKFEDVAGKGAKQIPFSQVGLDEASRYAAEDADITLRLHRVLQPQLLASAPLDNVYRSIEMPLVPVLARIEANGVYIDSAELRRQSQDLGARMLAAQQKATELAGHTFSLDSPKQLQAVLFDELKLPALVKTPKGQPSTNEEALEAIAEQHELPRVILEYRGLAKLRSTYTDKLPEMVNPDTGRVHTSYHQSGAATGRLSSSDPNLQNIPIRTEDGRRIRRAFVAPPGHKLLACDYSQIELRIMAHLSEDPGLVRAFEQGVDVHRATAAEVFSRALDEVTPNERRAAKAINFGLMYGMSAFGLARNLGIDRGQAQDYVALYFSRYPGVRDFMERMRQQARDQGYVETIEGRRLYLNDIHARNQGLRAGAERAAINAPMQGTAADIIKRAMVKVDDWLQGQGGRARMILQVHDELVFETESEFLETLRSQVVELMSSSAQLRVPLVVDAGVGDNWDEAH
- a CDS encoding DUF421 domain-containing protein, encoding MTDLFDLAMPWWEFILRAVVVYVVVLGMVRLSGKRALGQITPFDVLLIVLLGNAVQNALLGQDTSLGGGLLLAATLILLNYGVGWLSTRSRRVERLVEGEPVLIARDGKVLESVLRRELVTLQDLDAAMRQQGCTHISEVAMALLEINGHITIVPREKSS
- a CDS encoding universal stress protein, whose translation is MYKRILIATDGSELSEKGLLKGLELARDLDAEVDIVTVSEPWAVGMYDAMGWSVGYMNSPEYKADREETASKILAPAKAACEAQGLRSTTLHVLDRYAADGIIDTATERNSDLIVMTSHGRRGVTRVLLGSQTAEVLARSTVPVLVIR
- the hemF gene encoding oxygen-dependent coproporphyrinogen oxidase — protein: MNDFERVRAYLTDLQDRICAAVETADGQARFAEDLWQRAEGGGGRTRILRDGAVFEQAGIGFSDVSGTRLPPSASANRPELAGASWRATGVSLVFHPLNPYLPTTHANVRYFSAERDGEQVASWFGGGFDLTPFYPFDEDVQHWHQVAHDLCAPFGEERYAAHKRWCDEYFFLRHRNETRGVGGLFFDDLHGDFEHDFAYLRAVGDGFLDAYLPIVERRKDTAHGEREREFQLYRRGRYVEFNLVYDRGTLFGLQSGGRSESILMSLPPRVRWEYGFQPEPGSAEARLGDYLVPRDWLNLG